One Campylobacter concisus DNA segment encodes these proteins:
- a CDS encoding PepSY-associated TM helix domain-containing protein, translating into MKFLNLKLFYKVHAYLSLLFFIPLVVVCFSGAILVYKDELNSLFIPNIVNVNLNKENLSKRISFDELRDIITSELSGYEMVGINIDANPKKCDKIWLIEHNDSKKEWKFIYFDAFSGKIKSEPLAHDEGFFGVLAHIHEELLLEKSGNIILFLTAIFTFFICISGFVIYRKFWLTLLRLRVNGLNVFMNDIHKIIGIFCTPVLLLICISGAWWEFRMARTPEFKNDFVIDAKIYNKSLSLDELVARSKKDIKGFEPHFISLPFMQGANIRIFGYVIWQSFLHNEYSSVITYDKESGKLVSVLDIKNANLSEKILSTFRRSHFGNYNQTTKFIWFIVGISPLVLSISGLYLWFRKFNRRKNEKNFT; encoded by the coding sequence GTGAAATTTTTAAATTTAAAGCTTTTTTACAAGGTGCATGCATATTTGTCGCTTCTCTTTTTTATCCCACTTGTTGTAGTTTGCTTTAGCGGTGCGATCCTCGTTTATAAAGACGAACTAAACAGCCTTTTTATCCCAAATATCGTAAATGTAAATTTAAACAAAGAAAATTTAAGCAAAAGGATTAGCTTTGATGAGCTAAGAGATATCATCACAAGCGAGCTTAGCGGCTACGAGATGGTTGGCATAAATATCGATGCAAACCCTAAAAAGTGTGACAAAATTTGGCTAATCGAGCATAATGACAGCAAAAAAGAGTGGAAATTTATCTATTTTGATGCTTTTAGCGGCAAGATAAAGAGTGAGCCACTTGCGCACGATGAGGGATTTTTCGGGGTTTTGGCGCATATCCATGAGGAGTTGCTTCTTGAAAAAAGTGGAAACATTATCCTCTTTTTAACAGCTATTTTTACATTTTTTATCTGCATTAGCGGCTTTGTGATCTACCGTAAATTTTGGCTAACTCTGCTTAGACTGCGCGTAAATGGGCTAAATGTTTTCATGAACGACATCCACAAGATAATAGGAATTTTTTGCACGCCAGTTTTACTGCTCATTTGCATAAGCGGCGCTTGGTGGGAATTTAGGATGGCACGCACGCCAGAGTTTAAAAATGACTTTGTAATAGACGCAAAAATTTACAACAAAAGTTTATCCCTTGATGAGCTGGTCGCTAGATCGAAAAAGGACATAAAAGGCTTTGAGCCACACTTCATCTCGTTGCCTTTCATGCAAGGGGCAAACATCCGCATCTTTGGCTATGTGATATGGCAAAGCTTTTTGCATAACGAATACTCAAGCGTTATCACCTACGACAAAGAAAGCGGCAAGCTAGTTAGTGTCCTAGACATAAAAAATGCAAATTTAAGTGAGAAAATCCTCTCGACCTTTAGAAGATCGCACTTTGGAAACTACAACCAAACTACAAAATTTATCTGGTTTATAGTGGGTATCTCGCCGTTAGTTTTGAGCATCTCAGGGCTTTATCTGTGGTTTAGAAAATTTAATAGGAGAAAAAATGAAAAAAATTTTACTTAG
- a CDS encoding putative transporter — translation MFSSFFKDKKWALWAYGGAIFIILLLVYQTHLNVRINEWYKNFYDIMQNSKDHNVDEFWQGILNFLKIAMPYVVTYTVISFFASHWVFRWREAMTFKYLKFWRNCQNDIEGSSQRIQEDVYRFAKIMESLGVQVLKAFMTLIAFIPVLWELSKSVSLPFIKDIEGSLVYIALLISVGGLIVSWFVGIKLPHLEYNNQKAEAAFRKELVYGEDDKLKFCQPNVMLELFTGVKLNYYKLFLHYGYFNLWLISFSQILVIVPYIIMGNGLFSGVITLGVLIQASNAFSQVRESFSVFIDNWTTITELRSVNKRLREFERNIDYKA, via the coding sequence ATGTTTTCATCATTTTTCAAAGACAAAAAATGGGCGCTTTGGGCTTACGGCGGAGCGATATTTATCATCTTGCTGCTTGTCTATCAAACGCACCTAAACGTCCGCATCAACGAGTGGTATAAAAATTTCTACGACATCATGCAAAACTCAAAAGATCACAATGTAGATGAGTTTTGGCAAGGGATATTAAATTTCTTAAAGATCGCCATGCCTTATGTCGTGACCTACACGGTGATATCGTTCTTTGCGAGCCACTGGGTCTTTCGCTGGAGGGAGGCGATGACCTTTAAATATCTCAAATTTTGGCGAAACTGCCAAAACGACATCGAGGGCAGCTCGCAGCGTATCCAAGAGGACGTTTATCGCTTTGCTAAGATCATGGAGAGCCTTGGCGTGCAGGTTTTAAAGGCGTTTATGACGCTCATCGCCTTTATACCGGTGCTTTGGGAGCTAAGCAAAAGCGTGAGCCTGCCTTTCATCAAGGACATCGAGGGCTCGCTAGTTTATATCGCGCTACTAATTAGCGTCGGAGGCCTCATCGTATCGTGGTTTGTGGGCATAAAGCTGCCACACCTTGAGTATAACAACCAAAAAGCGGAGGCGGCCTTTAGAAAAGAGCTGGTTTATGGCGAGGATGATAAGCTTAAATTTTGCCAGCCAAACGTCATGCTAGAGCTTTTTACGGGGGTCAAGCTAAACTACTACAAGCTATTTTTGCACTACGGCTACTTTAATCTTTGGCTCATCTCGTTTTCGCAAATTCTTGTCATCGTGCCTTACATCATCATGGGCAATGGCCTATTTAGCGGCGTCATCACGCTTGGCGTTTTAATCCAAGCTAGCAATGCCTTCTCGCAGGTCAGAGAGAGCTTTAGCGTCTTTATCGATAACTGGACGACGATAACGGAGCTAAGATCGGTCAATAAACGTTTGAGAGAATTTGAGAGAAATATAGACTATAAAGCGTAG
- a CDS encoding GNAT family N-acetyltransferase encodes MIEQANLSDLEAITQIYNEYILERSATADMQPVSTKEREPWFNAHGGSRPIFIYKENDEILGYCSLSDFSPKIAYDISVEISIYVAKKALKKGIGKQLLAHSLNEARGLNLKNIIALIFSKNEASLGLFLKFGFEKWGELPGVCLMDGEYKDVVILGLKL; translated from the coding sequence TTGATCGAGCAAGCAAATTTAAGCGACCTTGAAGCGATCACGCAAATTTACAACGAATACATCTTAGAAAGAAGTGCGACTGCTGATATGCAGCCAGTTAGCACAAAGGAGCGAGAGCCTTGGTTTAACGCCCACGGTGGCTCGCGCCCTATCTTTATCTACAAAGAAAATGATGAAATTTTAGGCTACTGCTCACTAAGCGACTTTAGTCCCAAGATCGCTTACGATATAAGCGTAGAGATAAGCATCTATGTCGCTAAAAAAGCCCTTAAAAAGGGCATCGGCAAGCAGCTTTTAGCCCACAGCTTAAATGAAGCTAGAGGGCTAAATTTAAAAAACATCATTGCGCTAATCTTTAGCAAAAACGAAGCGAGCCTTGGGCTATTTTTGAAATTTGGCTTTGAAAAATGGGGCGAACTACCTGGCGTTTGCCTGATGGATGGCGAGTACAAAGATGTCGTTATCTTGGGGCTAAAGCTCTAA
- a CDS encoding hemolysin family protein, producing MYPSSDNSLLMVILAIIFILLNAFFVLSEFSLVKVRKSRLEELIKEKKPNAQLAFEMSNKLDTYLSATQLGITLSSLALGWIGEPAVARLIEAPLKNVFNLSDILVHTVGFAIAFTLITLLHVVMGELVPKSVAIAKSESAVLKIARPLHFFWILFSPIIKLFDILATFGLKILGIQPAKENELAHSEEEIKIIVGESLKGGVLDSFETELIKNAVDFSDTVAKEVMTPRRDMICINKQKSFEENLQVVFESKYTRYPYIDGSKDIILGMIHIRDILQLHFSEDKEKSFDAIVRKFVIVPESLSISKVLVMMNKEQISAALVVDEYGGTAGLLTMEDIMEEVLGDFNDEHDEVDQHYKKINENIYEFQGRYDLESVEEVLGISFDEETDQVTIGGYVFNLIGRLPVVGDKIEDENCYYEVRKMDGASISRVKVRKKIKEEEEPAQA from the coding sequence TTGTACCCCAGTAGCGATAACTCGCTTTTAATGGTAATACTTGCCATTATATTCATTTTACTAAACGCATTTTTTGTTTTGTCGGAATTTTCCCTTGTCAAGGTTCGCAAGTCTAGACTTGAAGAGCTTATCAAAGAGAAAAAGCCAAACGCCCAGCTTGCTTTTGAGATGTCAAACAAGCTTGATACCTATCTTAGCGCCACTCAGCTTGGCATCACGCTAAGCTCACTCGCCCTTGGTTGGATCGGTGAGCCAGCAGTCGCAAGGCTCATAGAAGCCCCACTTAAAAATGTTTTTAATCTTAGCGATATCTTAGTTCATACAGTCGGCTTTGCGATCGCATTTACGCTTATCACACTACTTCACGTCGTTATGGGCGAGCTTGTTCCAAAGTCAGTCGCCATAGCCAAATCAGAATCAGCAGTGCTTAAAATCGCTCGTCCGCTTCACTTTTTCTGGATACTTTTCTCGCCTATCATAAAGCTTTTTGATATCCTAGCTACATTTGGACTTAAAATTTTAGGCATCCAGCCAGCAAAAGAGAATGAGCTAGCGCACTCTGAAGAGGAGATCAAGATCATTGTTGGCGAGAGTTTAAAAGGCGGCGTGCTTGATAGTTTTGAGACTGAGCTTATCAAAAATGCAGTTGATTTTAGTGATACGGTCGCAAAAGAGGTTATGACGCCAAGACGCGACATGATCTGCATAAATAAACAAAAGAGCTTTGAAGAGAATTTGCAAGTTGTTTTTGAGTCAAAATATACTCGCTACCCTTATATAGACGGCTCAAAAGATATCATTTTGGGCATGATACACATTAGAGATATCTTGCAGCTGCACTTTAGTGAGGATAAAGAGAAGAGCTTTGACGCGATCGTGCGTAAATTTGTCATCGTGCCTGAGAGCCTTTCTATCTCAAAGGTACTTGTGATGATGAATAAAGAGCAAATTTCAGCTGCGCTTGTCGTCGATGAGTATGGTGGCACGGCAGGACTTCTTACGATGGAAGATATCATGGAGGAGGTGCTTGGTGACTTCAACGACGAGCACGATGAGGTCGACCAACACTATAAAAAGATAAATGAAAATATCTATGAATTTCAAGGCAGATACGACTTAGAGAGCGTTGAAGAGGTCCTTGGCATAAGCTTTGATGAAGAGACCGATCAAGTAACGATTGGCGGATATGTTTTTAATCTCATCGGTCGTTTGCCAGTTGTGGGCGACAAGATCGAGGATGAAAACTGCTACTACGAGGTGAGAAAGATGGATGGAGCTAGCATCTCACGCGTAAAAGTTAGAAAAAAGATAAAAGAAGAAGAGGAGCCTGCTCAGGCTTAG
- a CDS encoding TonB-dependent siderophore receptor — protein MKKILLSLVALNLALPQIYASENDKVLEEVDVVVESERRDDANYFAKELVKSTTRLNLTSRQTPQSLTVLTEARLKDQGIKDYQVLLRNIPGVTLNKWDERVYPTARGFKIDYYLLDSMPSFGGFSLGANDMSLLPYERVEVVKGANGLLAGAGNPAASLNFIRKRADSKELKGNFGISAGSYDRYGVNGDVQTPVNESGRVRARLSFMHEKSHSYMDYYNRKNSAIYGVVDSDIGDNSWLSLGAFYQELRRRGVRWGGMPAFYTDGSRTNFSKNEIFSQPWTRWDIKTLDFYADFKHYFENEASLNLSYSFRRANTDSNLLYYGGAVNLDGTGNMSGLSAYANKREENIHNVDAYANIPYEIANLSHEFVFGAMYNNYKKSSDKVSSYWLQRTTPAGLAYTARSRIDFKNLYLDDPKFPYEDQNNKDKTIQKAFYAANKLSITDELKFLLGARVSYYKYEIEGGKDNRNFTNEITPYLGITYDIGANHTLYASYTSIFKPQNVKDANDKYLDPIQGKDYEVGIKGEYLDGALQASLGVFKIVQDKLGVDTGKINPATNAKIYESGKGVTSKGVELDLNGEITKNLSLSFGATHFNAKDANGEKYATDSSRSTANLFAKYEFRDFRVGAGAMYKSKIYTGKGAGEITQKGYTLANLMFGYKFAKNFDVQLNIDNLFNKKYYEGIGANKMVYGDPRTFNLSFNYKF, from the coding sequence ATGAAAAAAATTTTACTTAGCTTAGTTGCTTTAAATTTGGCGTTGCCTCAAATTTATGCTAGTGAAAATGACAAGGTTTTAGAAGAGGTCGATGTCGTCGTGGAGAGTGAGCGAAGAGACGATGCAAACTACTTTGCAAAAGAGCTTGTAAAGAGCACAACTAGGTTAAATTTAACCTCTCGCCAAACGCCCCAGTCGCTAACTGTGCTAACAGAGGCCAGGCTAAAAGATCAAGGCATCAAAGACTATCAAGTGCTTCTTAGAAATATCCCAGGTGTCACGCTAAACAAATGGGATGAGCGCGTATATCCGACGGCTCGTGGCTTTAAGATAGATTATTACTTGCTTGATTCGATGCCTAGCTTTGGCGGCTTTAGCCTTGGCGCAAATGATATGAGCTTGCTGCCTTATGAAAGAGTTGAGGTGGTAAAAGGGGCAAATGGCCTACTTGCAGGCGCTGGCAACCCAGCTGCAAGCTTAAATTTCATAAGAAAAAGAGCAGACTCAAAGGAGCTAAAAGGAAATTTTGGCATAAGTGCTGGCTCATACGATAGATACGGTGTAAATGGCGATGTGCAAACGCCAGTAAATGAGAGCGGGAGAGTTAGAGCAAGGCTATCTTTTATGCATGAGAAGTCGCACTCTTATATGGATTATTACAACCGCAAAAATAGCGCGATTTACGGCGTAGTCGATAGCGACATAGGCGATAACTCATGGCTTAGCCTTGGTGCGTTTTATCAAGAGCTAAGACGACGTGGCGTTAGATGGGGCGGTATGCCAGCTTTTTACACAGATGGCTCTAGGACAAATTTTAGTAAAAATGAAATTTTCTCTCAGCCTTGGACTAGGTGGGATATAAAAACGCTTGATTTCTACGCTGATTTTAAGCACTACTTTGAAAATGAAGCGAGCTTAAATTTAAGCTACTCATTTAGGCGGGCAAACACTGACTCAAATTTACTCTACTACGGTGGAGCGGTAAATTTAGATGGCACCGGCAATATGAGTGGTCTTAGCGCTTATGCAAACAAAAGAGAGGAGAACATCCACAACGTCGATGCATACGCAAATATCCCTTACGAGATAGCAAATTTATCCCATGAGTTTGTCTTTGGCGCGATGTATAACAACTATAAAAAAAGTAGCGATAAGGTAAGTAGCTACTGGCTGCAAAGGACTACACCAGCAGGGCTTGCTTATACGGCTAGAAGCAGGATTGATTTTAAAAATTTATACCTTGATGATCCAAAATTCCCTTACGAAGATCAAAACAACAAAGATAAAACGATACAAAAGGCATTTTACGCGGCAAATAAACTATCAATCACCGATGAGCTTAAATTTTTGCTAGGTGCTAGGGTGAGCTACTACAAATACGAGATCGAAGGCGGCAAAGACAATAGAAATTTCACAAATGAGATCACGCCATATCTTGGCATCACCTACGACATCGGAGCAAATCACACTCTATATGCTAGCTACACGAGCATATTTAAACCTCAAAACGTAAAGGACGCAAACGACAAGTATCTTGATCCGATCCAAGGCAAGGACTATGAGGTGGGCATCAAAGGCGAGTATCTTGACGGGGCGCTTCAAGCAAGTCTTGGCGTCTTTAAGATCGTGCAAGACAAGCTTGGCGTAGATACTGGCAAGATAAATCCAGCGACAAATGCCAAAATATATGAATCTGGCAAAGGCGTGACAAGCAAGGGCGTCGAGCTAGATCTAAACGGCGAGATCACTAAAAACTTAAGCCTAAGCTTTGGTGCAACGCACTTTAACGCAAAAGATGCTAATGGTGAAAAATACGCCACCGACTCATCAAGAAGCACGGCAAATTTATTTGCAAAGTATGAATTTAGGGACTTTAGAGTAGGGGCTGGAGCTATGTATAAGAGCAAAATTTACACTGGCAAAGGCGCAGGTGAGATCACGCAAAAGGGCTACACCTTGGCAAATTTGATGTTTGGATATAAATTTGCTAAAAACTTTGATGTGCAGCTAAATATCGACAATCTCTTTAATAAAAAATACTACGAGGGCATCGGTGCAAACAAGATGGTTTATGGCGATCCACGCACCTTTAATCTCAGCTTTAACTATAAGTTTTAG
- a CDS encoding M48 family metallopeptidase codes for MKKILLTLLTASMLITGCTSVTKSGVVGADRKQFMLVSSEAMEQSSAQAYVKTLTAARSKGELNVDPILTKRVQDIAKRLIAQTGVFRDDALKWKWQVNVINEDTLNAWCMPGGRIVVYSGIIKKLNLTDAQLAAVMGHEIAHALREHSREQASTDQLKNIGIFAVATATGLGDLGASALNLASQYTISLPFSRSHETEADHIGTELMARAGYDPKEAVEVWVKMSKMNVGKVPEILSTHPSNESRIKDLKEIAAKLEPVYQAAKKG; via the coding sequence ATGAAAAAAATTTTACTTACGTTATTAACAGCTAGCATGCTTATCACTGGCTGCACGAGCGTCACAAAGTCAGGCGTTGTGGGCGCAGATCGCAAGCAGTTCATGCTAGTATCTTCTGAAGCGATGGAGCAAAGCTCGGCTCAAGCTTATGTCAAGACGCTCACAGCTGCTAGAAGCAAGGGCGAGCTAAATGTCGATCCGATCCTCACAAAAAGGGTTCAAGATATCGCAAAAAGGCTGATCGCGCAAACTGGCGTTTTCAGAGACGACGCCCTAAAATGGAAGTGGCAAGTAAATGTCATAAACGAAGATACGCTAAATGCTTGGTGCATGCCAGGGGGCAGGATCGTCGTTTATAGCGGTATTATTAAAAAGCTAAATTTGACAGATGCGCAGCTAGCAGCGGTCATGGGTCACGAGATCGCCCACGCGCTTAGAGAGCACAGCAGGGAGCAAGCGAGCACCGACCAGCTCAAAAACATCGGCATCTTCGCAGTCGCAACCGCCACAGGACTTGGCGACCTTGGCGCAAGCGCTCTAAATTTAGCCAGCCAATACACCATCTCACTGCCATTTTCTCGCTCACACGAGACCGAGGCCGATCACATCGGCACTGAGCTAATGGCAAGAGCTGGATACGATCCAAAAGAGGCGGTCGAAGTTTGGGTTAAAATGAGCAAGATGAATGTCGGCAAAGTGCCTGAAATTCTAAGCACTCACCCATCAAACGAGAGCAGGATCAAGGACCTAAAAGAGATCGCAGCAAAGCTTGAGCCAGTATATCAAGCAGCCAAAAAAGGCTAA
- a CDS encoding Na+/H+ antiporter codes for MIEHLLLFFALLAIIIALVMVSNRLKVAYPVLLVLGGLAISFVPNLPSIKIDPELIFIIFLPPLLYEAAWANSLKELFKWRRMIGSFAFIVVFISAAAVAVIANLVIPGFSLALGFMLGAIVSPPDAVSTAAILKFVKAPRRISAILEGESLLNDASSLIIFRFAAVAVTTGQFIWYEAAASFVWMVVGGVLAGLVVALAAYFLHKILPTDENSETIMTITTPYIMYILAEELGASGVLAVVCGGLYLSTKKNEIFTASTRIHAVPVWNNFIFLLNGLAFTMIGLDLPEILAGLKRSSVSLFEAVFYGVLVTAVLIVIRLMASYGAVYITMFMKRYISVADDRNPGKATPFIVGWAGMRGVVSLAAALSIPTMAGDEPFPHRDLILFITFVVILLTLVVQGLSLPLLIKSVKFPDFNDHMPNELARIKIKKAIAEASLKFQSEKFCNEENFLFQKLKEVWNFELSNENFEISDEVRQTYFEILNEQRKALCELNKDPKIDEEVIRTFLYHIDLEEQRWRAHSEH; via the coding sequence ATGATCGAACATTTACTGCTATTTTTTGCACTACTAGCTATCATCATCGCTTTGGTGATGGTCTCAAACCGCCTAAAGGTCGCCTATCCGGTGCTATTAGTCCTTGGCGGGCTTGCCATTAGCTTTGTGCCAAATTTACCAAGTATAAAGATCGATCCTGAGCTTATTTTCATCATATTTTTACCGCCACTTCTTTATGAGGCTGCGTGGGCAAACTCACTAAAAGAGCTCTTTAAATGGCGCCGCATGATCGGCAGTTTCGCCTTTATCGTGGTTTTCATAAGCGCAGCAGCAGTTGCAGTGATAGCAAATTTAGTGATCCCTGGCTTTTCGCTCGCCCTTGGCTTCATGCTAGGAGCCATCGTCTCGCCACCAGATGCGGTGAGCACGGCAGCTATCCTTAAATTTGTCAAAGCCCCACGCAGGATCAGCGCCATTTTGGAGGGCGAGAGCCTTTTAAATGACGCCTCATCGCTCATCATCTTCCGCTTCGCCGCAGTTGCAGTGACAACTGGGCAGTTTATCTGGTATGAGGCGGCTGCTAGCTTTGTTTGGATGGTGGTTGGTGGCGTTTTGGCGGGTCTTGTAGTGGCACTTGCGGCTTATTTTTTACATAAAATTTTGCCAACTGATGAAAACAGCGAAACGATAATGACGATCACGACGCCTTATATCATGTATATCTTGGCTGAGGAGCTTGGCGCTAGCGGCGTTTTGGCGGTGGTTTGTGGCGGACTTTATCTCTCTACTAAGAAAAATGAAATTTTTACCGCTTCAACAAGGATCCACGCGGTGCCCGTTTGGAACAACTTTATCTTTTTGCTAAACGGCCTTGCCTTTACCATGATCGGCCTTGATCTGCCTGAAATTTTAGCAGGCCTTAAGCGTAGCAGCGTCTCGCTCTTTGAGGCAGTCTTTTACGGCGTTTTGGTTACTGCAGTGCTCATCGTTATCCGCCTCATGGCATCTTATGGAGCCGTTTATATCACGATGTTTATGAAGCGTTATATCAGCGTGGCGGACGATCGCAACCCTGGTAAAGCCACACCATTTATCGTCGGCTGGGCTGGCATGAGGGGCGTAGTCTCGCTGGCTGCAGCACTTTCTATCCCTACCATGGCTGGAGACGAGCCCTTTCCGCATAGAGATCTCATCTTATTTATCACCTTTGTTGTGATCTTGCTAACGCTTGTGGTTCAGGGCTTAAGCTTACCACTGCTCATCAAAAGTGTGAAATTTCCAGACTTTAACGACCATATGCCAAATGAGCTTGCAAGGATCAAGATAAAAAAGGCGATCGCAGAGGCTTCGCTTAAATTTCAAAGCGAGAAATTTTGCAATGAGGAGAATTTCTTGTTTCAGAAACTCAAAGAAGTTTGGAATTTCGAGCTTTCAAATGAAAATTTCGAGATCAGCGACGAGGTCAGGCAGACCTATTTTGAGATCCTAAATGAGCAGCGAAAGGCGCTTTGTGAGCTAAACAAAGACCCAAAGATCGACGAAGAGGTCATTAGGACATTTTTATATCACATCGACCTTGAAGAGCAGAGGTGGCGTGCGCATAGCGAGCACTAA
- a CDS encoding DUF411 domain-containing protein — MKKFAFLALSLCATLALAADMKVYKSPTCGCCGNWASAMQKAGFSEETIKVDDLVKVKKEFHVPLELSSCHTAIVDGYVIEGHVPADEVKRLLELKPKDAVGIAVPGMPMESQGMEQGGKAEQYDVILFKKDGSQEVFATYIGSKKLK, encoded by the coding sequence ATGAAGAAATTTGCATTTTTAGCTCTTAGTCTTTGTGCGACCTTAGCACTTGCGGCCGATATGAAGGTCTATAAAAGCCCAACTTGCGGTTGTTGTGGCAACTGGGCGAGTGCTATGCAAAAAGCTGGCTTTAGCGAAGAGACCATAAAAGTAGATGACTTGGTCAAGGTTAAAAAAGAATTTCACGTGCCACTAGAGCTTTCAAGCTGCCACACAGCTATCGTTGATGGCTACGTCATCGAGGGTCACGTGCCAGCTGATGAGGTCAAGCGTCTTTTAGAGCTTAAACCAAAAGATGCCGTTGGTATCGCAGTGCCTGGCATGCCTATGGAGAGTCAGGGCATGGAGCAAGGCGGCAAAGCCGAGCAATACGACGTCATACTCTTTAAAAAAGATGGCTCACAAGAGGTCTTTGCTACTTACATCGGCTCTAAAAAGCTAAAATAA
- a CDS encoding sodium-dependent transporter, with amino-acid sequence MSKKNFSSRWAFILASVGSAVGMANVWGFPYKLGTNGGGAFLLIYVFFVALFSYVGLSAEYAIGRRAKTGTLGSYKYAWESRNLGVIGSIIGWLPLAGSLCIAIGYAVIIAYVLKALTQALTGSFMSVDTNVWFNSFALHEYSVLPYHFIVIIGTLLTLFFGAKSIEKTNKIMMPLFFVLFAILAINVAMLPNALEGYKFLFIPDFSKLEDPMVWVTAMGQAFFSLSITGSGMIVYGAYLSKDEDIVESAKTTAFFDTLAALVAALVMIPAVFAYAMDPAEGPKLLFVTLPKILQNMIGGQIFAIILFTAVIFGGITSLQNMFEVVAESLMHKFPRLSRFWVLVLLCVVCFGFGAFMEPISSWGPWMDFVSIYIIPIGAVIGAISWFWVIKKDEILDEVNSGANKTYGSFWYFVGKFIYVPIAFLLCIIAINKGISF; translated from the coding sequence ATGAGCAAAAAGAATTTTTCATCACGCTGGGCGTTTATACTAGCCTCAGTTGGTTCAGCCGTTGGTATGGCAAATGTTTGGGGCTTTCCTTACAAACTTGGTACAAATGGTGGCGGAGCGTTTTTGCTCATCTACGTTTTTTTTGTAGCTCTTTTTTCATACGTTGGCCTAAGCGCTGAGTATGCGATCGGAAGACGCGCAAAGACTGGCACGCTTGGCTCATATAAATACGCATGGGAGAGTAGAAATTTAGGCGTCATAGGCAGTATCATCGGTTGGCTTCCACTTGCTGGCTCACTTTGTATAGCCATTGGCTACGCTGTCATCATCGCTTACGTGCTAAAGGCCCTTACTCAGGCGCTTACTGGCTCATTTATGAGCGTTGATACAAATGTTTGGTTTAACTCATTTGCGCTTCATGAGTACTCAGTCCTGCCATATCACTTCATAGTCATTATTGGCACGCTTCTTACGCTATTTTTTGGAGCAAAAAGCATCGAAAAGACTAATAAAATAATGATGCCACTATTTTTCGTGTTATTTGCCATTTTGGCTATAAATGTCGCGATGCTGCCAAACGCACTTGAGGGGTATAAATTTCTATTTATCCCTGACTTTAGCAAGCTTGAAGATCCGATGGTATGGGTCACTGCGATGGGACAAGCCTTTTTCTCGCTCTCTATCACGGGTTCTGGCATGATAGTTTATGGAGCATATCTTTCAAAGGATGAGGACATCGTAGAAAGCGCCAAAACTACGGCATTTTTTGACACACTTGCAGCCCTTGTGGCGGCCCTTGTTATGATCCCAGCGGTCTTTGCCTACGCTATGGATCCAGCTGAGGGTCCAAAGCTACTTTTCGTAACGCTTCCTAAAATTTTACAAAATATGATCGGCGGTCAAATTTTTGCGATCATACTATTTACAGCAGTCATTTTTGGCGGTATCACCTCGCTTCAAAATATGTTTGAGGTGGTCGCTGAGTCACTCATGCATAAATTCCCACGCCTTAGTAGATTTTGGGTGCTTGTGCTACTTTGCGTGGTTTGCTTTGGCTTTGGAGCGTTTATGGAGCCTATTAGCAGTTGGGGACCTTGGATGGACTTTGTCTCTATCTACATCATCCCGATCGGCGCAGTCATCGGCGCAATATCTTGGTTTTGGGTCATCAAAAAAGATGAAATTTTAGACGAGGTAAATTCAGGAGCAAATAAAACTTACGGCTCATTTTGGTATTTTGTGGGTAAATTTATCTATGTGCCAATAGCCTTTTTGCTCTGCATCATCGCCATTAACAAAGGAATTTCTTTTTAA
- a CDS encoding chemotaxis protein: MLKVEVIYKFCIVCALACGICLLAFTGLNFAMGEYNEWMMSAHKFAGALIVCAVILHLFNRRRKLVKLINEMIDVATHRKNPTICNMDRIIASLEPYSISEISRMLGFDEGEFCKSLRENDVKFNSPSQTLRQIARMNDEKIFFVLVLIVEAKFGKRFCGAVSCNVGRKF, encoded by the coding sequence TTGCTAAAAGTGGAAGTGATATATAAATTTTGTATCGTCTGTGCTCTTGCCTGTGGGATCTGCCTGCTTGCATTTACTGGGCTAAATTTCGCCATGGGCGAGTATAATGAGTGGATGATGAGCGCGCACAAATTTGCAGGAGCTTTGATCGTTTGTGCTGTGATCTTGCACCTTTTTAACCGCAGAAGAAAGCTAGTAAAGCTCATAAATGAGATGATCGATGTCGCCACGCACCGCAAAAATCCAACGATCTGCAACATGGACCGCATCATCGCCTCGCTTGAGCCTTACAGCATCAGTGAAATTTCACGCATGCTTGGCTTTGACGAGGGCGAGTTTTGCAAGAGTTTGCGCGAAAATGATGTTAAATTTAATAGTCCTAGCCAGACTTTGCGTCAGATCGCACGCATGAACGATGAGAAGATATTTTTTGTGCTTGTGCTCATCGTCGAGGCTAAATTTGGCAAGAGATTTTGCGGTGCGGTAAGTTGCAATGTCGGAAGAAAATTTTAG